GGCCGCTACGTCGCCAAGTGCACCGTCTCAGAACGCAATTTGGCAGCCATGTTCTCGCTGATCAGATGATGTCCAAATCACCGAACACCCTGTCTCGAGCCTGAGTAGGCACGGTGACGGGGGTTACTGAAGGGCTCCTGCGCCAGGAGGGCGCAGGAGCCCGTAAGTCAAGCGCTCCGGGCACACGAGGTGCCCGGAGCGCGTCCCCCGTCACCGTGCCTACTCAGGCGCCGCCTACTCGGGCACTCCGGTCATACCGTCCGCCTTGCGCCACAACGCCCCCGAAGAAGCCGGCTGCGCGAGCACGAGCTGGTTCCCCGTGATCTCGACCGCCTCCCACGCTCCGGTCTCCGGATGGAATCGCTGCCAGATCCCGTTCGCCGGGAAGGCCACCGGCCAGGTGTGGTCGTTGTGGTCGAAGTTCAGGGCCACGACGATCTCCGCCTGCGACGACACGGCCCCGCCGCGCCAGTAGCAGAGCGTGCGGTCGTAGTGGTCGGCGTCGGCGGCGCGCCAGGTGAACCAGGTGCGCTCGGAGGCCAGGGCGGCCTCGTCGCGGCGCAGCCGGATGAGGTTGCGGTAGACGGAACGCAGGGACTGGTCGCCGGTGGTCCAGTCGATCTTGTAGGTGGTCGGGTCGCTCGGGCGGAACTCGTCGCAGCCGATCTCCTGGCCGTTGTAGAGCATCGGGATGCCGACGCTGGTCAAGAGGGCGAAGGCGCCCAGCTCCGACTTCTGACGCCCGCCCACCGCCTGCGCGTCGACCGAGCCGTAGGTGTCCACGGCCCAGGCGATGCGGTTCTCGTCGTGCGTCTCGAGGGACTTCACGTCGCTGAAGCCGTCGCCGTTGACGCCGTCGTACTGGCTGTTGGCGCCGATCACGTTGGCCGAGGCCCACATGTTGCGGCAGCCGAAGCTCCAGCAGCCGAGGCTGATCGCGGTCGAGCCGCGCCAGGCGAAGCCGTTCTGGGTCAGGTTCGTGGACATCACCTGCAGGAAGTTGTTGCCGCCGCCGCCCCAGGCGTCGGTGTGGTTGCCGCCCCACTGGGCGTCGTAGCCGTGGGTGACCGAGTTGCCCTCGTTGGGGTAGCGGAAATCCTCGCCGATCAGCAGCAGGTCCGGGCGCGCGGCGCGCAGCTCGTCGCGCAGGTACTCCCAGGTGGCCCAGCCCTCGCCGGCCACGTAGTCGAAGCGGAACCCGTCCACCTTGTACGTGTCGACCCAGTGCAGCATCGCGTCGCGGACGTGGGCCTTCAGGGCGGGGTCGCTCCAGTTCAGCTCGACCATGCCCCAGGGGTTCGACTCGGTCGTGGTGAAGTGGTAGGTCCCGGCGAAGGTGTCCAGCTGCCGCAGGATGCCGCCGCCGGCCTGGTGGTTCAGCACGACGTCCAGGATGACCGCCATGCCGCGCTCGTGGCAGCGGTCCACCAGCAGGGCGAAGAAGTAGGGCGTGCCGTAGGCGGGGTTGGGGGCGGCGTACAGCACCGGGTCGTAGCCCCAGCCATTGTACGAGGGGGCGTTGACGGGCATCAGCTCGACGGCGTTGACGCCCAGGTCCACCAGGTTGGGCCCGGCGTCCAGGCCGCTGATGATGCCGGCGAAGGTGCCGGCGGCCGAGAAGTCGTTCGGGGCGATCTCGTAGATGACCAGCTTGGTGCGGTCGACCGGGGTCGCCAGGTCGCGGATCGACGGCAGGGTCCGCCCGTACAGGGCGTTGGCCTGCGCGGGATCGCCGCCGGCCTGGACCTCGGGGGCCATGGGGTCGGTCAGCCAGGTGACCACGCCGCCCTTGCGCAGGACGAACTTGTAGGCCTGCACGCCCGCCGGCAGGTCGGTGCCGTAGCGCCAGGTGACGCCGTCGCCGTCGGGGACGAAGGCGTAGGCCGCGTTCTGGGTGGCCCAGCCGTTGAAGGCGCCGGCGAGGTGGACCGAATCGGCGGCGTAGACGCGCAGGACGAAGCTGTCGGGCTGGGCCTGGACCATCGAGGAAGACGTCAGCGGGGCCGCCTCCTCGGCGCCCCCCGGAGCGACGGGCCGATCGCTCGTGCAGCCGTGCAGCAGCAGGGCCGTCGCGAGCAGGGCAGACCAGACCAGCAGGGACCGCAGCGCTTTCATGGGACTCCCGTCGGATGGGTCGAAGTTCATGTAATGATAACACAAATACGAGCGGGCTCCCAGTCGCCTCCGACCGGCCGACAGGCCCCCTTGACGCCGCCGCGGCGCGTGTTACTCTCCACGTCTTGGACCATTTCCGGCGCGATCGCCAGGCGGGGGAGACCCCCGTCGCGCACCTGCGCCGCCAACCGGGAGATCATCATGCGCCATCGTCCCCTGCTGTCGTCGCTCGCCGTCCTGCTGGCCGGCATCGTTCTGGCGGCCGGCTCGCTGCCCGCCGCCGACGTGACCTTCGTCCACCGCGCCCCCGGCGCCAAGGAGGTCACCCTGGCCGGCAGCTTCAACGGCTGGAAGGCCTTCGATCTGGCCCTGAAGGACACCGGCGGCGGCGTGTGGGCCGTCGTGGTGCCCCTGGACGAGGGGACCTACGAGTACAAGTTCGTGGTCGACGGCGCCTGGCGTCAGGACCCGACCAACCCCGACGGCAAGGACGACGGCTACGGCGGGCAGAATTCGGTCGTGGTCGTGCCGGCCGGGGCCGCCAAGCTGACCGCGGGCGGCGGCGAAGCGCCGGCCGGCCTGAAGGCGACTCCCGTCGCGACGGCGGTGGCGGCCGCGCCGGCGGGCACGCTCGCAGGTACGACCGCAGGGACGACCGTGTTCTCGCACAACGCCGGCAAGGGCGCCGCCTGCTTCCTGGCCGGCGAGTTCAACGGCTGGAACCCAACCGCCGACCGCATGGAGGATCCCGACGGCGACGGCACCTTCACCAAGGCGCTGACGCTGGCCCCCGGCCGCTACATGTACAAGTTCGTGGTCGACGGCAACTGGCTCGCGGATCCCGCGGCGACCGAGTCGGCCGAGGACGGCTTCGGCGGCAAGAACTCCGTGGCCGTGGTGGGGACGGGGGTG
This genomic interval from bacterium contains the following:
- a CDS encoding alpha-amylase family glycosyl hydrolase, encoding MKALRSLLVWSALLATALLLHGCTSDRPVAPGGAEEAAPLTSSSMVQAQPDSFVLRVYAADSVHLAGAFNGWATQNAAYAFVPDGDGVTWRYGTDLPAGVQAYKFVLRKGGVVTWLTDPMAPEVQAGGDPAQANALYGRTLPSIRDLATPVDRTKLVIYEIAPNDFSAAGTFAGIISGLDAGPNLVDLGVNAVELMPVNAPSYNGWGYDPVLYAAPNPAYGTPYFFALLVDRCHERGMAVILDVVLNHQAGGGILRQLDTFAGTYHFTTTESNPWGMVELNWSDPALKAHVRDAMLHWVDTYKVDGFRFDYVAGEGWATWEYLRDELRAARPDLLLIGEDFRYPNEGNSVTHGYDAQWGGNHTDAWGGGGNNFLQVMSTNLTQNGFAWRGSTAISLGCWSFGCRNMWASANVIGANSQYDGVNGDGFSDVKSLETHDENRIAWAVDTYGSVDAQAVGGRQKSELGAFALLTSVGIPMLYNGQEIGCDEFRPSDPTTYKIDWTTGDQSLRSVYRNLIRLRRDEAALASERTWFTWRAADADHYDRTLCYWRGGAVSSQAEIVVALNFDHNDHTWPVAFPANGIWQRFHPETGAWEAVEITGNQLVLAQPASSGALWRKADGMTGVPE